The Salvelinus alpinus chromosome 21, SLU_Salpinus.1, whole genome shotgun sequence genome has a segment encoding these proteins:
- the LOC139547802 gene encoding tapasin-like isoform X1, producing MRLNVNIVICLFLCAEVSGIQSLEQVPWLPCMLVDERVKFNDEGHAETEYQHRDAGLQFGHPGDSALNPNGITFLVTGSKVDMRKYIEGAVVEHQLQCEIRRYSTEGIQVRWPGLGAQDHDIWFTCTLRHTDGLFVITSFLRHTPATPTPGQADYRNWAAIGDRETLTTSTVMLVFTRTPSVWVGLMTQSSLHCQFDVDHKAADLTVEWRLQRRGERTTLFSHSSRSGQRKGGGVELKGIGRGDASLTLPLTKQSSEGTYVCLVSVPPLFGSHEIALHIMERPRVSLNVDSVISLVDTEKQKVVCEAGGYYPLDVEMEWFREPSGGGGGLLPEKLDTVLYSSHRHHQNGTYSLSAFFLLHASLHDSGSKYFCRVSHSSHRMPIRKSFTLIVTEKALLREHARVVRADLHGYRQSIPTLLLLHLSTSLSGGLFREYGYSVCPSSHLI from the exons ATGCGTTTAAACGTCAATATTGTTATCTGTTTATTTCTCTGTGCAG AGGTGTCAGGAATCCAGTCTTTAGAACAGGTGCCTTGGCTGCCCTGTATGCTGGTGGATGAACGTGTAAAGTTCAATGATGAGGGACATGCTGAAACCGAGTACCAACACAGAGACGCTGGGCTGCAGTTTGGACATCCAGGGGACAGTGCATTGAACCCTAATGGCATTACCTTCCTTGTTACAG GCTCTAAGGTGGACATGAGGAAGTACATTGAAGGAGCAGTAGTGGAGCACCAGCTGCAGTGTGAGATCCGCAGGTACAGCACAGAGGGTATCCAGGTGCGTTGGCCAGGTTTAGGAGCCCAGGATCACGACATCTGGTTCACCTGCACCTTACGGCACACCGACGGCCTCTTCGTCATCACCAGCTTCCTCAGACATACCCCTGCCACGCCCACACCTGGCCAGGCAGACTACCGCAACTGGGCCGCCATCGGAGACAGAGAGACGCTAACCACCTCAA ctgtGATGCTAGTCTTCACCCGCACTCCCTCTGTGTGGGTGGGCCTAATGACGCAATCGAGCCTGCACTGTCAGTTTGACGTGGACCACAAGGCAGCCGACCTGACAGTGGAATGGCGTTTGCAGCGACGCGGCGAACGCACCACGCTCTTCAGCCACTCCAGCCGCTCGGGCCAGAGGAAGGGGGGCGGGGTGGAGCTTAAGGGCATCGGTAGGGGCGACGCATCCCTGACACTCCCCCTCACCAAGCAGAGCAGCGAGGGGACGTATGTCTGCCTTGTCTCGGTGCCTCCGCTGTTTGGCAGCCATGAAATCGCTCTGCACATCATGG AGCGTCCTCGCGTGTCCTTGAACGTGGACTCTGTCATCTCCTTGGTGGACACGGAGAAGCAGAAGGTGGTGTGTGAGGCAGGGGGTTACTACCCCCTGGATGTGGAGATGGAGTGGTTCAGGGAGCccagtggtggaggtggaggcctCCTACCAGAGAAGCTGGACACTGTCCTGTACTCCAGCCACCGCCACCACCAGAACGGGACCTACTCTCTGTCGGCCTTCTTCCTGCTCCACGCTTCCCTGCATGACTCGGGCTCCAAGTACTTCTGCAGGGTGTCTCACAGCTCCCACCGCATGCCCATCCGCAAGAGCTTCACCCTCATCGTCACAG AGAAAGCCCTACTGAGAGAACATGCCAGAGTGGTTAGAGCTGATCTCCATGGATACAGACAGTCCATTCCTACCCTCCTTCTTCTCCATCTCAGTACTTCTCTATCAGGGGGTTTATTTCGGGAATATGGGTATAGTGTGTGTCCATCAAGTCATTTGATATAG
- the LOC139547802 gene encoding tapasin-related protein-like isoform X2 — MRLNVNIVICLFLCAEVSGIQSLEQVPWLPCMLVDERVKFNDEGHAETEYQHRDAGLQFGHPGDSALNPNGITFLVTGSKVDMRKYIEGAVVEHQLQCEIRRYSTEGIQVRWPGLGAQDHDIWFTCTLRHTDGLFVITSFLRHTPATPTPGQADYRNWAAIGDRETLTTSTVMLVFTRTPSVWVGLMTQSSLHCQFDVDHKAADLTVEWRLQRRGERTTLFSHSSRSGQRKGGGVELKGIGRGDASLTLPLTKQSSEGTYVCLVSVPPLFGSHEIALHIMERPRVSLNVDSVISLVDTEKQKVVCEAGGYYPLDVEMEWFREPSGGGGGLLPEKLDTVLYSSHRHHQNGTYSLSAFFLLHASLHDSGSKYFCRVSHSSHRMPIRKSFTLIVTEVDSWNLLWLFFGCGFILVMVATLCVMLPRLSSARKANKRKPY; from the exons ATGCGTTTAAACGTCAATATTGTTATCTGTTTATTTCTCTGTGCAG AGGTGTCAGGAATCCAGTCTTTAGAACAGGTGCCTTGGCTGCCCTGTATGCTGGTGGATGAACGTGTAAAGTTCAATGATGAGGGACATGCTGAAACCGAGTACCAACACAGAGACGCTGGGCTGCAGTTTGGACATCCAGGGGACAGTGCATTGAACCCTAATGGCATTACCTTCCTTGTTACAG GCTCTAAGGTGGACATGAGGAAGTACATTGAAGGAGCAGTAGTGGAGCACCAGCTGCAGTGTGAGATCCGCAGGTACAGCACAGAGGGTATCCAGGTGCGTTGGCCAGGTTTAGGAGCCCAGGATCACGACATCTGGTTCACCTGCACCTTACGGCACACCGACGGCCTCTTCGTCATCACCAGCTTCCTCAGACATACCCCTGCCACGCCCACACCTGGCCAGGCAGACTACCGCAACTGGGCCGCCATCGGAGACAGAGAGACGCTAACCACCTCAA ctgtGATGCTAGTCTTCACCCGCACTCCCTCTGTGTGGGTGGGCCTAATGACGCAATCGAGCCTGCACTGTCAGTTTGACGTGGACCACAAGGCAGCCGACCTGACAGTGGAATGGCGTTTGCAGCGACGCGGCGAACGCACCACGCTCTTCAGCCACTCCAGCCGCTCGGGCCAGAGGAAGGGGGGCGGGGTGGAGCTTAAGGGCATCGGTAGGGGCGACGCATCCCTGACACTCCCCCTCACCAAGCAGAGCAGCGAGGGGACGTATGTCTGCCTTGTCTCGGTGCCTCCGCTGTTTGGCAGCCATGAAATCGCTCTGCACATCATGG AGCGTCCTCGCGTGTCCTTGAACGTGGACTCTGTCATCTCCTTGGTGGACACGGAGAAGCAGAAGGTGGTGTGTGAGGCAGGGGGTTACTACCCCCTGGATGTGGAGATGGAGTGGTTCAGGGAGCccagtggtggaggtggaggcctCCTACCAGAGAAGCTGGACACTGTCCTGTACTCCAGCCACCGCCACCACCAGAACGGGACCTACTCTCTGTCGGCCTTCTTCCTGCTCCACGCTTCCCTGCATGACTCGGGCTCCAAGTACTTCTGCAGGGTGTCTCACAGCTCCCACCGCATGCCCATCCGCAAGAGCTTCACCCTCATCGTCACAG AGGTTGACAGTTGGAACTTGCTGTGGTTGTTCTTTGGCTGTGGATTCATCCTGGTCATGGTGGCCACTTTGTGTGTGATGCTACCCCGCCTGAGCTCAG CAAGAAAAGCAAACAAG AGAAAGCCCTACTGA